The Desulfoscipio gibsoniae DSM 7213 genome contains a region encoding:
- a CDS encoding flavodoxin family protein, with product MKIVVINGSPKGKSSNTNVMVSAFLKGAQEAGAETINIYLTEKEIKHCKGCHSCWTRGPGQCVTNDDMLGILSLMAGANIIIFATPVYFGNISGMLKVFMDRMTMIGSPHSQNDTKENSQELKPKESQAPKLMMISNCGFNDRDEFQVISLWIKRVAQKMHMELIGEIYATRGKFLTSPPEELQPLISNYLLLLERAGKRLLPT from the coding sequence ATGAAAATTGTAGTAATTAATGGTAGTCCAAAAGGCAAATCCAGTAACACGAATGTAATGGTGAGTGCCTTTTTGAAGGGAGCACAAGAAGCAGGAGCAGAAACCATAAATATATATTTAACTGAAAAAGAAATAAAACACTGTAAAGGTTGCCATTCTTGTTGGACAAGAGGACCTGGGCAATGTGTAACTAATGATGATATGTTAGGAATTCTTTCACTTATGGCAGGAGCAAATATTATTATTTTTGCTACTCCTGTATATTTCGGAAATATTTCAGGTATGTTAAAAGTTTTTATGGACAGGATGACAATGATAGGAAGTCCTCATTCTCAAAACGACACAAAAGAAAACAGTCAAGAATTAAAGCCAAAAGAATCGCAAGCTCCAAAATTAATGATGATTTCAAACTGTGGTTTTAATGATAGAGACGAATTTCAAGTGATTTCGCTTTGGATTAAAAGAGTAGCCCAAAAGATGCATATGGAATTAATCGGGGAGATTTACGCTACACGAGGAAAGTTTCTAACTTCTCCACCAGAGGAATTGCAACCTTTAATATCTAATTATCTGCTACTTTTGGAAAGAGCGGGAAAGAGATTGCTACCGACATGA
- a CDS encoding N-acetylmuramoyl-L-alanine amidase — MKACGDPGHGGYDPGAIGPTGIHEADVNLAVTLKIGKILQANDVMMSYTRESNDVPWPSNLNADLAQRCKIANDSGADIFFSIHCNSVNSTAKGSEIYTTPGTTQADRLATAINKRMKEAFPNVMYREDWSDSDPDKEANFYVIKNTRMPAVLIELLFISNPAEEAMLISGEYQDKVALAIAKGIGDYLGINIIGSAMHLLVQPVDPQRPKICVGGVIFDGIIVDGSTYAPVRAMAETLGRKVTWDEKTKTVVII, encoded by the coding sequence ATGAAAGCTTGTGGAGATCCGGGACATGGTGGCTATGACCCGGGGGCAATTGGTCCAACAGGAATACATGAGGCTGATGTTAACTTAGCTGTAACATTAAAGATAGGCAAAATACTTCAAGCTAATGATGTAATGATGAGCTACACCAGGGAAAGCAATGACGTACCCTGGCCATCAAACCTTAATGCGGACCTGGCGCAAAGGTGCAAGATTGCTAATGACTCAGGAGCAGATATTTTCTTTTCTATTCACTGCAATAGCGTAAATTCAACCGCGAAAGGCAGCGAGATATATACTACACCAGGTACAACTCAAGCAGACCGGTTAGCTACGGCAATTAATAAGCGCATGAAAGAGGCTTTCCCGAATGTAATGTATCGTGAGGATTGGAGCGACAGTGACCCTGACAAAGAAGCTAATTTCTATGTAATTAAAAATACCAGGATGCCTGCGGTGCTGATTGAATTATTGTTTATTTCTAACCCTGCTGAAGAAGCCATGCTGATCAGTGGAGAGTATCAGGATAAAGTGGCCTTGGCTATTGCAAAAGGTATTGGAGATTACTTAGGTATTAATATAATTGGGTCAGCAATGCACCTGCTAGTTCAACCGGTAGACCCACAACGTCCTAAAATCTGCGTGGGTGGGGTTATTTTTGACGGAATTATTGTGGATGGTAGCACCTATGCCCCGGTTCGGGCTATGGCTGAGACGCTGGGACGTAAGGTTACCTGGGACGAAAAAACTAAAACGGTGGTGATAATATAA
- a CDS encoding nucleotidyltransferase family protein, producing the protein MNNGNAILAKIETNMIKIKGFGVKKIGLFGSFARGEQNDTSDIDILVEFYQNHKTFDNYMDLKFYLEDLLNRKVDLVIAEAIKPDLKPNITGSVRYAQGI; encoded by the coding sequence ATGAATAACGGTAATGCAATACTTGCTAAAATAGAAACCAATATGATAAAAATTAAAGGTTTTGGTGTAAAAAAAATTGGGCTCTTTGGGTCTTTTGCCCGGGGAGAACAAAACGATACCAGTGATATAGACATTCTGGTTGAATTTTATCAAAACCACAAAACGTTCGATAACTACATGGATTTAAAATTCTATCTTGAAGATTTACTGAACCGTAAAGTGGATTTGGTTATAGCTGAAGCGATAAAGCCGGATTTAAAACCCAACATTACAGGGAGTGTACGATATGCCCAGGGAATATAA
- the hisF gene encoding imidazole glycerol phosphate synthase subunit HisF — protein MKKVLIMPCLDIKEGRVVKGIQFVNLRDAGDPVECARTYCENGADELAFLDITATLEKRKTTLDVVRRVAEVTTIPFTVGGGIASLADAEAVLAAGADRVSISSAAYRQPDLLDQAAARFGSEKVVVAIDADRNPALPSGYEVYIDGGKTATGTDAVEWARQAEARGAGIILPTSKACDGAKSGYDIPLIKGIKEVVQVPVIASGGAGKMEHFLAAAQEGQADILLAASVFHFGEILIGELKQYLRDNGVVTA, from the coding sequence ATGAAAAAAGTTCTTATAATGCCCTGCCTTGATATCAAGGAAGGCAGAGTGGTAAAGGGAATTCAATTTGTCAATTTGCGGGATGCCGGTGATCCCGTGGAATGTGCCCGTACATATTGTGAAAACGGTGCTGACGAGTTGGCTTTTTTAGATATTACCGCTACATTGGAAAAAAGAAAAACCACCTTGGATGTAGTGCGCCGGGTGGCCGAGGTAACAACCATCCCATTTACAGTAGGCGGTGGTATTGCTTCCCTGGCTGATGCTGAAGCTGTTTTAGCGGCCGGGGCGGACCGTGTGTCCATCAGCAGCGCGGCTTATCGTCAACCCGACTTATTGGACCAGGCTGCAGCGAGATTCGGTTCTGAAAAAGTGGTGGTAGCTATTGACGCAGATAGAAATCCAGCTTTGCCTTCCGGCTATGAGGTTTACATAGACGGGGGTAAAACCGCCACCGGAACAGACGCCGTGGAATGGGCCAGGCAGGCCGAAGCCAGGGGGGCGGGAATAATTCTTCCCACCAGCAAAGCCTGTGACGGTGCTAAAAGTGGCTATGACATACCTTTGATTAAGGGCATTAAAGAGGTAGTACAAGTACCTGTTATCGCCTCCGGCGGGGCTGGTAAGATGGAGCACTTCCTGGCAGCGGCTCAAGAAGGACAGGCTGATATACTGCTGGCCGCATCTGTTTTCCATTTTGGTGAGATTTTAATTGGGGAGTTAAAACAATATCTACGGGATAATGGCGTTGTCACCGCCTAA
- a CDS encoding peptidoglycan DD-metalloendopeptidase family protein produces the protein MLILGITVLVVCTFFSLARCAVVWNGNVVAVAQNREVAEAAVNDYFRQLERTAGMPVKIKEDAIKYRPTWQLGALEDKKEIQRCLAGKLDCQYEACGIFIDGKQVAAVKDETVGQEVLDKLLSTYSDNGQWKVDFKQKVDIKRVTVDGYELMDTDQAVEYIQFGGIEVRKYQVQEGDTLWDVATAAKLPVEELIEANPDLTPQTLQIGQEIKISRPAPLVDVLTTYKDMQKEEIAYRVQEKVDQNLYWGEQKLVQKGSPGQREVVYEITLENGLEADRKVLQQKTIKEPVPQIVAKGNKKLLAFRGGNGRLAYPTAGAIVSPFGERWGRAHEGVDIAVNYGSPVVAAEAGTVQQAGYRGGYGLCIDISHGSGVVTRYAHLSAAAVKPGQRVERGQFIGRAGSSGNSTGPHLHFEVIVNGTHKNPALFI, from the coding sequence GTGCTGATACTGGGTATTACCGTGCTTGTTGTATGTACATTCTTTAGCCTGGCCCGCTGTGCAGTGGTTTGGAACGGGAATGTTGTGGCAGTGGCCCAAAACCGTGAAGTTGCTGAAGCTGCGGTAAATGATTATTTTCGACAATTGGAAAGAACAGCGGGGATGCCTGTAAAAATAAAAGAGGATGCAATTAAGTATCGACCTACCTGGCAACTGGGGGCGTTGGAAGATAAGAAGGAGATACAGCGCTGCCTGGCCGGTAAATTGGACTGTCAATATGAGGCCTGCGGTATTTTCATAGATGGTAAACAGGTGGCGGCGGTTAAGGATGAGACAGTTGGCCAGGAGGTGCTGGATAAGCTCTTATCTACGTATAGCGATAATGGCCAGTGGAAAGTTGACTTTAAACAAAAAGTCGACATTAAAAGGGTAACCGTTGATGGGTATGAGCTGATGGATACTGATCAGGCGGTGGAATATATCCAGTTTGGCGGCATAGAAGTGAGGAAGTACCAGGTGCAGGAAGGAGATACTCTTTGGGATGTTGCCACGGCGGCAAAATTGCCCGTGGAGGAATTAATAGAAGCAAACCCGGACTTAACACCCCAGACCTTGCAAATCGGGCAGGAAATAAAAATATCCCGGCCTGCGCCGCTTGTTGATGTGTTGACCACCTATAAAGATATGCAAAAAGAAGAAATAGCCTACCGGGTACAGGAAAAGGTTGACCAAAACCTTTACTGGGGTGAACAAAAACTTGTGCAAAAGGGCAGCCCCGGCCAGCGGGAAGTGGTTTATGAAATAACTTTGGAAAACGGCCTGGAAGCAGACCGCAAGGTTTTACAGCAAAAAACCATTAAGGAGCCGGTGCCGCAGATAGTTGCCAAAGGTAATAAAAAATTACTTGCTTTTCGTGGCGGTAATGGGCGTCTGGCTTACCCCACCGCAGGCGCTATAGTGTCACCCTTTGGGGAACGCTGGGGTAGGGCCCATGAGGGAGTTGATATAGCGGTCAACTATGGTAGTCCGGTGGTGGCAGCGGAGGCCGGTACGGTACAGCAGGCCGGTTACCGGGGTGGCTATGGACTTTGTATTGATATTAGTCACGGTAGTGGTGTAGTAACCCGTTATGCTCACCTTTCCGCCGCGGCAGTAAAACCGGGACAGCGTGTGGAAAGGGGACAATTTATCGGCCGGGCCGGTTCTTCGGGAAATTCCACTGGTCCGCACCTGCATTTCGAGGTAATAGTTAACGGTACACATAAAAACCCCGCCTTATTTATTTAA
- the scfA gene encoding six-cysteine ranthipeptide SCIFF, producing MGKHIKTITGRTLQSTMRSGGCGECQTSCQSACKTSCTVGNQACANKKKN from the coding sequence TTGGGCAAACATATTAAAACCATTACCGGCCGGACGCTGCAAAGCACCATGCGCAGCGGAGGTTGCGGCGAGTGCCAGACTTCCTGCCAGTCGGCTTGTAAGACCTCTTGCACGGTCGGCAACCAGGCTTGCGCCAATAAAAAGAAAAACTAA
- a CDS encoding site-specific integrase, protein MLGESKIPVIVNAVKDTHFEIPVFIALSTGARLGEIIGLQWSDIDLKKGVIHIKHTMERKKDGSLRLTNTKTVKSRRAVEIGEDTINKLKQHQTRQKEWEVAAEPGKWQKEIEIVLGKKQKNNLVCTHQDDGRPINPNALSSRFSRIAKKLELDIGFHDLRHTHATMLLKAGVHPKIVSERLGHANIGMTLDTYSHVLPTMQKEAAAIMENYLK, encoded by the coding sequence GTGTTAGGTGAGAGTAAAATACCGGTAATAGTAAATGCAGTAAAGGATACACACTTTGAAATTCCAGTTTTTATTGCTCTAAGCACCGGAGCAAGGCTTGGGGAAATAATCGGCCTGCAGTGGAGTGATATAGATTTAAAAAAAGGTGTTATCCACATAAAACACACAATGGAGCGCAAAAAAGATGGATCACTAAGGCTTACTAATACTAAAACAGTAAAAAGTCGCAGGGCCGTAGAGATCGGTGAAGATACCATAAACAAATTAAAGCAGCATCAGACAAGGCAGAAAGAATGGGAAGTTGCAGCAGAGCCCGGAAAATGGCAAAAAGAAATAGAAATCGTGCTTGGTAAAAAGCAAAAAAATAACCTGGTGTGCACTCACCAGGATGATGGCCGGCCAATTAATCCTAACGCTTTAAGTAGCCGGTTTAGCCGTATAGCAAAAAAATTAGAACTTGATATAGGTTTCCACGACCTGAGACATACCCATGCCACAATGTTACTTAAAGCAGGTGTTCACCCTAAAATTGTATCAGAAAGACTTGGACATGCCAATATTGGAATGACTTTAGACACATATTCACATGTGCTGCCTACCATGCAAAAGGAAGCTGCAGCCATCATGGAAAATTACCTAAAATAA
- the murA gene encoding UDP-N-acetylglucosamine 1-carboxyvinyltransferase: protein MDKLIINGGRPLQGKVRISGAKNASLAILCATIMAGDEVVLENIPDISDVRVVIEIIKHIGSEVTWLSSSSLRIMAPAVISADPPCDLVKKLRASNLLLGPMLARFGYARVSLPGGCNIGVRPMDLHFKGLAGMGAQINLDGGFAVGKCTNRLKGARIYLDFPSVGATENIMMAACLAEGQTVLENVAKEPEIVDLANFLNCLGAKVRGAGTDVIKVEGVSELGGCVRYAVIPDRIESGTFMVAAAATRGHLVLEHVIPLHVEPICAKLREAGVQVYEDDDRLTVNATGELHPVDIKTMPYPGFPTDMQSQMMALLSTIKGTSIIIENIFENRFQIADELKRMGAHIKVEGRMAVVEGVPCLCGTNIKATDLRAGAALVIAALMAQGQTEIYNTHFIDRGYHLLEEKLTKLGVEIKRGQA from the coding sequence ATGGACAAACTAATTATTAACGGGGGGCGGCCGCTGCAGGGAAAGGTGCGTATCAGCGGCGCTAAAAATGCGTCTTTGGCAATTTTATGCGCTACTATTATGGCCGGCGATGAAGTAGTGCTGGAGAACATTCCTGATATTAGCGATGTCAGAGTAGTGATAGAGATTATTAAACATATCGGCTCTGAGGTGACCTGGCTAAGCAGCTCATCGCTCAGGATTATGGCACCTGCTGTTATATCGGCGGATCCACCATGCGATCTGGTCAAAAAGCTTCGTGCATCAAATTTACTGTTGGGACCAATGCTGGCCAGGTTTGGCTATGCCAGGGTCTCTCTACCCGGAGGCTGCAATATCGGCGTCAGGCCTATGGATCTTCATTTTAAGGGACTGGCTGGTATGGGTGCACAAATTAACCTTGACGGTGGGTTTGCCGTGGGCAAATGCACCAACCGGTTGAAGGGTGCCCGTATTTATCTGGACTTTCCCAGTGTAGGCGCCACCGAAAATATTATGATGGCCGCCTGCCTTGCCGAGGGACAAACTGTGCTGGAAAATGTAGCTAAAGAACCGGAAATAGTTGACCTGGCAAACTTCCTTAACTGCCTGGGCGCTAAAGTGCGGGGTGCCGGTACCGATGTTATTAAAGTTGAAGGGGTATCCGAACTCGGTGGGTGTGTGCGTTATGCCGTTATCCCGGATCGTATTGAGTCAGGCACTTTTATGGTGGCAGCAGCGGCCACCAGGGGGCATTTAGTGCTTGAGCATGTCATCCCTTTACACGTGGAACCTATTTGTGCCAAACTGCGGGAAGCCGGTGTCCAAGTCTATGAGGACGACGATAGGCTTACCGTTAATGCAACCGGAGAATTGCACCCTGTAGATATAAAAACGATGCCTTATCCAGGTTTTCCTACCGATATGCAGTCGCAAATGATGGCCCTTTTATCCACGATAAAAGGTACCAGTATTATCATAGAGAATATTTTTGAGAACCGGTTTCAGATTGCCGATGAGTTGAAAAGAATGGGGGCCCATATCAAAGTTGAAGGACGTATGGCTGTGGTGGAGGGAGTACCCTGTTTATGCGGCACCAATATAAAAGCCACTGATTTGCGTGCCGGAGCAGCCCTGGTAATTGCCGCTCTGATGGCCCAGGGGCAAACCGAGATATATAACACCCATTTTATCGACCGGGGTTATCACCTGTTGGAGGAAAAACTCACCAAACTAGGCGTAGAGATCAAAAGGGGTCAGGCTTAA
- a CDS encoding peptidase MA family metallohydrolase, with translation MTVKQLDNLQVPQTPVCHTAKLLSLILAVLFMVSTLILIRVPESVKGYMYGVFREIARAQMLLRTHGWQHVEDEYLIIRYIGDHEGSELVQETTQLVFQRICDDFNFSPKQKVPIVVYNSREELNASFGWPASENAMGVYWGGVIRVLAPQAWINESDPAAVRHVFQQAGPMAHEMTHLVLDYVARGNYPRWFTEGLAQYEEYKITGFMFEQQTGIWDQGLYPLKVMDRNFDSLPNQSLAYRQSLSAVEYIVAVYGEDGLHRIIKNLSKGLNFHDSMIQALGTAPEQFESQWHVWLSRELHQPLYIKREDQA, from the coding sequence ATGACCGTGAAGCAGCTTGACAATTTACAGGTACCCCAGACCCCTGTTTGCCATACAGCAAAGCTGCTGTCTCTTATTTTAGCGGTGCTGTTCATGGTCAGTACACTTATATTGATCAGGGTACCGGAAAGTGTTAAGGGATATATGTATGGTGTTTTCCGGGAAATTGCCCGGGCCCAAATGCTATTGCGTACCCACGGGTGGCAGCATGTTGAGGACGAGTATTTAATTATCCGTTACATAGGCGACCATGAAGGATCGGAACTGGTACAGGAAACCACCCAACTAGTTTTCCAGCGCATTTGCGACGATTTTAATTTTTCACCGAAACAAAAAGTGCCCATCGTAGTTTATAATTCACGGGAAGAATTAAATGCCAGTTTCGGTTGGCCGGCCAGTGAAAATGCCATGGGTGTATATTGGGGTGGTGTAATTAGGGTACTGGCACCGCAGGCCTGGATAAATGAAAGTGACCCTGCAGCTGTGCGGCATGTTTTCCAGCAGGCCGGTCCCATGGCTCATGAAATGACTCACCTGGTTTTGGATTACGTGGCCCGGGGCAATTACCCTCGCTGGTTTACAGAAGGCTTGGCCCAATATGAAGAATATAAAATTACTGGGTTTATGTTTGAACAACAGACAGGAATTTGGGATCAGGGATTGTATCCACTAAAGGTAATGGACCGTAACTTTGACTCTTTACCAAATCAATCCCTTGCTTACAGGCAGTCGCTATCAGCGGTGGAATACATTGTAGCGGTCTATGGTGAGGACGGGCTGCATAGAATTATTAAAAATTTGTCAAAGGGTCTAAACTTTCATGACTCGATGATACAGGCCCTGGGAACGGCTCCGGAACAGTTTGAAAGTCAGTGGCATGTCTGGTTGTCCAGGGAGCTGCACCAGCCTTTGTATATTAAGCGGGAGGATCAAGCTTAA
- a CDS encoding anaerobic nitric oxide reductase flavorubredoxin, with protein sequence MLEIKNKIFWVGVKDWEIKRFHGEEYSTHRGSTYNSYLIKDKKIALVDTVWTPFHEGFVEQLDHEIGLNNIDLIVINHTEQDHAGSLLYLMEKIPDTPIYCTKNGAAMIKGHFHKDWNFNVVKTGDSVELGDYKLVFVEMPMLHWPDSMATYVAGANVLLSNDAFGQHYASPYLYNDQVDQGELFQEALKYYANILTPFSDLVKKKIKEIKELNVPIDMIAPSHGIIWRDNPLQIVEKYELWASGYHEGTVTILYDTMWGATRKMALSIARGLENKGIGAKVFNIGRIDKNDVITEVFKAKGLIVGSSTINNGILSATASILEIIKGLRFKDKLGSAFGSYGWSGESPKIIDQRLADAGFDMIMEPIKMKYDPTPENLKECEVFGEQFALKMKELMKA encoded by the coding sequence ATGCTTGAGATTAAGAACAAAATTTTTTGGGTCGGGGTGAAGGACTGGGAAATAAAAAGGTTTCACGGGGAGGAGTATTCCACCCACAGGGGGTCCACCTATAATTCGTATTTAATTAAAGATAAAAAAATAGCCCTAGTGGACACGGTATGGACACCATTTCATGAAGGTTTCGTGGAACAGTTGGACCACGAAATCGGCCTTAATAATATTGACCTGATAGTTATTAACCACACGGAACAGGACCATGCGGGCAGCCTATTGTATTTGATGGAGAAAATACCCGACACCCCGATTTACTGCACCAAAAACGGCGCCGCCATGATTAAGGGCCACTTTCACAAGGATTGGAATTTTAACGTGGTAAAAACCGGCGACAGTGTGGAATTGGGAGATTATAAACTGGTTTTTGTGGAGATGCCCATGCTGCACTGGCCCGACTCAATGGCCACCTACGTGGCCGGCGCCAATGTTTTATTGTCCAATGATGCTTTCGGCCAACACTACGCCTCACCTTATTTGTATAATGACCAGGTGGACCAGGGCGAACTATTCCAGGAAGCCTTGAAGTATTACGCCAACATACTGACACCCTTTAGCGACCTGGTTAAAAAGAAGATTAAAGAGATTAAGGAGCTTAATGTTCCTATTGATATGATTGCTCCCAGCCACGGGATTATTTGGCGGGACAACCCCCTGCAAATTGTAGAGAAATACGAACTGTGGGCCAGCGGTTATCATGAAGGAACAGTAACCATATTGTATGACACCATGTGGGGCGCCACCAGGAAAATGGCCTTGTCCATTGCCAGGGGTTTGGAAAACAAAGGCATCGGCGCAAAGGTGTTTAATATCGGTAGGATTGATAAAAACGATGTCATTACCGAGGTGTTTAAAGCCAAAGGCCTTATAGTAGGTAGTTCAACCATTAATAACGGTATCTTAAGCGCCACAGCTTCTATTTTGGAAATCATCAAAGGGCTCAGATTTAAGGACAAACTCGGGAGTGCTTTCGGTTCCTATGGCTGGAGCGGCGAATCGCCCAAAATTATCGACCAAAGATTAGCCGATGCCGGATTTGATATGATTATGGAGCCTATTAAAATGAAATACGACCCAACACCGGAGAATCTAAAAGAATGCGAAGTGTTTGGAGAACAATTTGCCCTAAAAATGAAGGAGCTAATGAAAGCATAA
- a CDS encoding phage holin family protein yields MEDKVIQISYDVLAVLIPALVALLFELIRRKLGTENLNKIAVQLETKQDLALLAVRFVEQVYKDAGGQAKFNEALEWLSARANEHGIKITADEARGLIEAALRELKDSFGEEWANLGKPAA; encoded by the coding sequence ATGGAAGATAAAGTTATACAAATTAGCTATGACGTACTGGCAGTTTTGATTCCGGCGTTGGTAGCGTTGCTGTTTGAGCTAATCCGGCGCAAACTCGGTACCGAGAACCTGAACAAAATTGCAGTGCAGCTTGAAACCAAACAGGATCTAGCTCTTTTGGCTGTTCGATTTGTTGAGCAGGTTTATAAAGATGCCGGCGGCCAGGCTAAATTCAATGAGGCACTGGAGTGGTTATCTGCCCGGGCAAATGAGCACGGTATAAAAATAACAGCTGATGAAGCCAGGGGATTGATTGAGGCTGCGCTGCGTGAGCTAAAGGATTCATTTGGCGAGGAATGGGCAAACCTGGGAAAGCCGGCAGCGTAG
- a CDS encoding tetratricopeptide repeat protein: MVKKDNQQSNNFGSFTNLSRKKKQQKIIFGILAVVLGVGLVGSSMFWAFGDNNIPSKSKVADVQQGDTIDQKIADLEAQLKEDQQNTALMGQLAGLYRDSGNAQKAVETYVKALKIKPDDVDMHKELSVTYFLIGDYDNAEDQVQQALKLKPDDAYAHYYAGQFYAFRSDEGRDVAKGIKELEEFVRLRKEGPDVEKAKQYIKELQDGQTS; this comes from the coding sequence TTGGTTAAAAAGGATAATCAGCAATCTAATAATTTTGGCTCCTTTACAAATTTATCGAGGAAGAAAAAGCAACAAAAAATTATATTTGGTATTCTTGCTGTTGTGCTGGGAGTGGGTTTGGTCGGCTCCTCCATGTTTTGGGCTTTTGGTGATAACAATATACCGTCCAAGTCTAAAGTGGCCGATGTGCAACAAGGTGATACCATTGATCAAAAAATAGCTGATCTAGAGGCACAATTAAAGGAAGACCAGCAAAACACAGCATTGATGGGCCAGCTGGCCGGGCTGTACAGGGATAGCGGCAATGCTCAGAAAGCGGTGGAAACCTATGTCAAGGCACTTAAAATTAAGCCCGACGACGTAGATATGCATAAAGAACTGAGCGTAACGTATTTTCTAATCGGCGATTATGATAATGCCGAGGATCAGGTGCAGCAAGCGCTAAAATTAAAGCCGGACGATGCCTACGCGCATTATTATGCAGGCCAGTTTTATGCTTTTCGCAGTGATGAAGGCCGCGATGTGGCTAAAGGTATAAAAGAATTAGAGGAATTTGTACGTCTACGCAAAGAAGGACCTGATGTGGAAAAGGCCAAGCAGTATATTAAGGAATTGCAGGATGGCCAAACAAGCTAA
- the scfB gene encoding thioether cross-link-forming SCIFF peptide maturase, whose translation MIHVFTFDDTNIVLDVNSNVVHEVDEPTFQIIKDYQAIPETGLINKYGPVYGAATVKEIIMEIRDLKDSGLLFSPDPLPGGYQPPEGETVKALCLNLAHDCNLRCRYCFASQGDFGGRRELMTAEVGRAALDFLMRASGSRRHVEVDFFGGEPLMNRAVLVELVEYGRNRARQAGKEIKFTLTTNVTLLDRDMQQFIGDHDLAVVLSIDGRSQVHDRMRVTASGGGSYRRVMDNIIAFTGSPYCREYIIRGTYTRYNLDFCADVRHLAEAGLNHISVEPVVAGAETDYAFRDEDVPVLLEEYDKLTRYLLERHHQGRPLDFFHFNIDLEDGPCLPKRLTGCSAGSEYLAVVPGGALYPCHQFVGRDDFQVGTVFDGVINKSIGNIFRTAHIYNKNACRECWAKFHCSGGCHANAYSFNGDLLKPYRLGCILARKRLECALYLKIKTHVE comes from the coding sequence TTGATCCATGTTTTTACCTTTGATGACACCAATATAGTGCTGGATGTCAACAGTAATGTCGTGCACGAGGTGGATGAGCCGACTTTTCAAATTATTAAAGATTACCAAGCTATACCTGAAACAGGTTTGATAAATAAATACGGGCCTGTTTACGGTGCCGCCACTGTTAAGGAAATTATCATGGAAATCAGGGATTTAAAGGATAGCGGGCTGCTTTTTTCCCCGGATCCGCTGCCGGGCGGATACCAGCCTCCGGAGGGCGAAACGGTCAAAGCGCTTTGTCTGAACCTGGCTCACGACTGCAATTTGCGCTGCCGTTACTGTTTTGCCAGCCAGGGTGATTTTGGCGGCCGGAGGGAGCTTATGACGGCGGAAGTGGGCCGTGCGGCTCTTGATTTTTTAATGCGTGCTTCGGGCAGCCGCCGGCATGTAGAGGTGGATTTTTTTGGCGGCGAGCCTCTTATGAACCGTGCGGTGTTGGTGGAACTGGTGGAGTATGGCCGGAACCGGGCCCGGCAGGCAGGTAAGGAAATCAAGTTTACCTTGACTACGAACGTTACCCTGCTGGACCGGGATATGCAGCAATTTATCGGCGACCATGACCTGGCGGTGGTTCTATCAATTGACGGACGTTCCCAGGTGCATGACCGCATGCGGGTTACCGCCTCGGGCGGGGGCAGCTACCGGCGGGTTATGGATAATATCATTGCTTTCACCGGTTCACCATATTGCCGGGAGTATATCATCAGAGGCACTTATACTCGTTATAACCTTGATTTTTGTGCAGATGTCAGGCATCTGGCGGAGGCCGGTTTAAACCATATTTCTGTGGAGCCGGTGGTGGCGGGGGCCGAAACTGACTATGCCTTCAGGGATGAGGATGTGCCTGTATTACTGGAGGAATATGATAAATTAACCAGGTACTTATTGGAAAGGCACCATCAAGGACGACCCCTGGATTTCTTTCATTTCAATATCGATTTGGAGGATGGTCCTTGCCTGCCCAAGCGCCTCACCGGTTGTAGCGCTGGTTCTGAGTATTTGGCGGTGGTGCCCGGGGGAGCATTGTACCCCTGTCACCAGTTTGTAGGTCGGGATGATTTTCAGGTGGGCACAGTGTTTGACGGTGTGATCAATAAAAGCATAGGGAATATATTTCGAACTGCGCATATATATAATAAAAACGCTTGTCGGGAGTGCTGGGCCAAATTTCACTGCAGCGGTGGCTGTCATGCCAATGCTTATTCTTTTAACGGTGATTTGCTAAAACCTTACCGGTTGGGTTGTATACTGGCACGTAAACGGCTGGAGTGTGCGCTGTATCTTAAAATTAAGACCCATGTGGAATAA